The DNA window tcaagtcagacactcaaccgactgagtcacccaggtgcctccttaaGAGGAATTTTCCTAAGTGCTAGCTTAAGGAAAGGAATCTGGGGATTCAGGGAGTAGCAGAAACCTATTACTTTAGGAAATAACATGCGTAAAGGAAGTGGACTTCCTATATTGCGTTTTCCCACCAATggccatagttttgtttttgttgtttttttgtttgtcttttatttttttatctaaagAAGTACTTGAGAAGTCATTACTAATGTAACAAAAACACAGGGACCTGTCAATGATTTCAGTCCATAATTATATCCTTAGTTGAGGCATTTAATAGTAATAAGTAGCTGATGCCTCCTGGatacatgtatttaataaaatttattaatttttagaaaagaaacttAGAGAGTACttgaatttttatccatttatataattatttcatcagagaaaattttatcaagaaataaatgtattcttaCCTTTCAGAATATAGGCTgaattatatatctatttattttcaataactaTGAAAACTTATCTTCCATGTATTAAGGTTTTGCTTCATAGGAAGACACTGGAAAACAACAGTGCACATTCTGAGTTGACTCTGTAActatctgtgtgaccttaggtGCACTATTTTCTCTGCATATCGGTTTTCTTAACtacaaaatgatttataaatactttcatttcttagtttaaaaaaaacatttgttacttgtgtgatttttaaaaattatatagctTTGAAAGCTAATCATAAtgccttcctttttcttaattagaaaaaaacacaaaactcctGCCTTGCCATCCTTAGAGGATTGCTATAACAATTAAATAAGATGCTATATGTACAGTAGCATTGAAACCTACATAACACCTTATAAAATGTTTGCTGGTGATTATTATAGCGGTAGAATCTTTTGTGGGTCTGAagcatattctttcatttctacaAGGCAggatctctttcttcctttttttttttttcctcctaaaacaTTATTCTTAGATCAATACTAAAGATactttttgaagcattttaaaatcaCCTCAAGAAATGTCCCCTACAATGCAATTTGGGCATCAAAGATTATTAGAATTAATGTAATCATTTACAGGCAATCTTCCTACCAATTATTTTCTGGCAGTGGGGCAAATTCCAAGACTTTATGTCAGTGAGGCACCCTGGAGTGGCTTGGTCATCTTCGCGAGTTTAATAACCATTGCAAGCAATTTTCAGTCTGCTTTGCAGATGTTGCTGCCAATTCATTTTTAGCCAAGCCctttgcttttctgatttttctcttcctatttctctGAGGATTTAACCCCGTGTGGGAAGAAACCCTGACATTTACAGTACACATGCCAGACATCGCTTTGGTTCGGTTCTTGGTGTGGGATCATGATCCAATTGGACGAGACTTCGTTGGACAAAGAACCGTGACCTTCAGCAGCTTAGTGCCCGGTAGGCAGAGGCGGGCCTCTCCTCTCTGGGCAGACCGTTCAGTTTTTTTGGgaaaatttaatatatgatatGTGATATATACAACGTCTggcatatatgttatataaaatgtggtatatgtgtgtTAACATGTTTTTGAAATGTAAAGAATTATAGTAAAGTCAAATACTTCATTTACTTGCACCCATGGGAAAGCCAAATGTAAGTCCAAGTAAAaggaaactgttttctttgcttttctcaggCTACCGGCATGTCTATCTGGAAGGACTGACAGAAGCATCTATATTTGTCCATATAACAATCAATGAAATCTATGGAAAGGTGAGAAAGAGTATAGGGCTTAAAGTCATGTGCGATAATAATATGGTCCttaacaaagttatttttttgaCTAATTGCTTCAAAGGCACATACATCTTGACAAAGTTCTCTAGCAGAAAACCAGTGAGAAGCCCAGCAAGCCCCGTGTGCCAGGCTGTCAGGTCCTGTCCTGATCCACATATGCTCCTTCCACTGTTTTGGGGTATGGCCTCTCTGGGCTTAGGAGAAAACTGCTATTCTCTCAGAAGCTCCTTTGTATATTTATTGTTAGTACAACAGTAAATATTAACCTAAACattgagttttattttactaCTTAAGAAGACCTAGCCACTGTAGCAGGCAATGTGGTGTCTCAGATATTTGATGAATTACCAGCACTAACCAGACTGTGATTCTAGCCCGTTCTTGGGGGGATGCATTCATTTGGTGCCCTTGTATTTAGCCGAAAACCTGAAACTCCATGAATGCATTTAAAGCCACTCACAGGACTTTTAAGGATGTTATAAGGACTTTCTTTTAAGAACTAGACGACAAGAATGTATTCTAGTTTTCTCCTGATGCGACTCTCTTCATTACACAACTCATTTGAGGTTTACAAATCAATAGGCTGTCCTTTAGTCATGCCAAGTAATTGGGGACTTGGCCACTAGaatgaattcctgggaccagatgtgATTTGGAGGAACTATTAGGATCTTCTTGGCTAGCACCTAGGAATGTCCAGTGCTCTCTATTAGAAAAGTCCGCACTGCTTGGGGTTTCTCTTGTAGAGTTACAGACATTCTCTGTGCcttagcttcctcatctataaaggtCGGGTAAAAATAGTACCCATCTCATAAAAAACTACATTATCCTTAGAAAGCTGCCTGACATAGAGTAAATGCTTAAAAATGTTGGCTGATATTAATATCATGACTATAAGTCAATTTCTAGGGAGTGGACCAGTTCAGGCTGAATTAGGGGGTATAAGGTTTTTCCTTCCATCAGTTGGTATGGGAGGGGCACTAAAGATTCTAATGTCTAAGAGTGCTGgagttttcttctttgactttcttGTAGTCCTCGGTTTCTGTCTGTGCTGTTCATCTgacataaatacacagaaatgtaAATGTCGGAAGATGATTCTTGAGCTTCTAGGGATCCCAGCCTAACTAAGTAGTATCTCTAGTATTTATCCTCTTGAGGGAAACAGTAAcattcagaatttatttaaaacttgaGCCAGGAAGGAATCAAAGTGTTCCATAGGATTTCTGTTCTCCTAAATAGAAGCCTACTTCTAAGTCGCATTATGGATTACTTTGGAGGTGTATTTGGGTTGGGATGCATAAAGCACAATGTGGCGGTGATGAGCGGAGTACCTCATGAAGCTGAAATCACTGAAGGTGAAAGGAGTGCTAGACGCATATGCGTTCTCATCTTTTGTTGTTACTTGTACACTTGTACAAGTGTACACTTGTACACTTTCTTGAATGAGCCCACATTGTGTtctgttgtgtttgttttctttccttgcagTGGAGCCCTTTAATACTCAACCCCAGTTATACTATATTGCACTTTCTAGGAGCTACAAAGGTAGTTTCTCGGCATGGTGCCCTGTTCGTGCtgacatgtttctttttaaatggtcATGGCAGCATGCTCTCATACCACTCCATTTCCTGCTTCCCACTTGGAAACATGCATCTGTTGCTTTAAGGTGGCTTGAAGTTCATAGCAGTCTATTAAGTGTGGAAACATTTCCCATCACCTTGCCATCTCCGGGTAGGAAGcttctgggtggcttggttgcaAAAAACGGAAGGTTGCCTCATCACAAAGTAAGGTCCATAAGGCGTGCATGACATTGTGTCAACATGCTGTGAGCTGCAGTTTTCTTGGTTTGAATATCCTTCGATGGTTGTACGATGTTGCTGTGTGTCCACTTTTCATGGAGCTGTCATTTGGAAGGCAAGTTGTTGACACAATGGGATTTGCTTAACCCAGGCGTCCTCCTTTTGTGTCTTCAGAACAGACAGCTCCAAGGTCTGAAGGGATTGTTCAATAAGAATCCCAGGCACGGTTCTTCGGAAAACAATTCCCATTACGTTCGGAAACGATCCATTGGAGACAGGATTTTGCGACGCACAGCCAGTGCTCCGgccaaaggcagaaaaaagagcaaaatgggCTTCCAGGAAATGGTAGAGATTAAGGATTCTGTGTCGGAGGCTTCAAGAGATCAAGACGGTGTCCTGAGGAGGACCACACGGAGTTTGCAAGAGCGCcctgtctctttgcctgttgACAAAAGTCTTCTGGGGGCTTTGTCACTGCCTATATCTGCAACAGCAAAAGacactgaaggaaaagaacactCCCTGGGTAAGATGCTTTATGTTTCTCTAAGAACAACTCTTTTGAAGCCATATTTTGGTCCCTGATTACCATTATGACCTGGTTGACATTTTATAGTCAaagtaaaaatatactaaaaaatagtttttaatgttAACTTTAGGCCAGATTTTAAACGtcggggagaaggggaaagaactATTTCCCAGTCCCCTAAAGTCTTAAAATAACACTGACATTTGAAATTGATAGTGAGGGGGATAAGGGGAGCAATCAGGTGTGACAGTATGGAGCCCGGGGGTCTGTGAGGTGTCCTAGGGGAGGTGAAACAGACAAAACTGGAGCAGAGATCTTGGTTTTCCAAGTGGGTTTAATATTTACTGATTGTTCTAggtaaaatagaattatattgattttttatttgaggTTGGATACAGTAATATTTCTTACCCCAACATACAACACATTTCCATGATTAGAAATGTTTATGGAGAAAGAAGTCAAGCTAGATGTCAAAAGCAAGTCATCTTCTTCACTTGAGAAATCTTTGCTTTCTCAAGGGTAGCTCAGGCAGTGTTTTCCTGTGGCCTCATTTCCCTGATCCCTGGATGTTGGCAGGGAAGGAAGCATGTCTATGGCTCCTGTCCAGTTATAGGCTCCTCAGGCATACAGATCAAGCCTTACCTGTCTTTTCCCCTAATCTGAGCATAATGCTTCGCTCATACCAAGAACTTGGTAAAAAATAATGCCTGCTTTGCAAGGTACCAGAGAGCTCCTGAGTTGTGGCAGTGACTCTTTCCTCTGACTTTTGTAAAGGAAGTATCAAAACTGTCCATTTGATGTCTCCATGACAAAAGTGTTTTAATTAAATCAGGATCATCTCAGACAAATATAATGTGATACCTGTTTACTTTAGGGAAATTCTCCTTCTATCATACAGTCTAATTTCAGTGTCCCACTTTCTCACAAACTCCCTGTTCCTTggattgatttttattataagatattctagggaaacaaatgaatttttgaaTGGCTTatttgaagggagaaaaaagtttaaaattttgaaaattcactAAGAGCAGTGTCAGAGAAGTGATGAAATATGtgctttaaagtttatttcaaaatCCTGTTTTGGGAGAAAATAAAGCTGTACTCAATAGAAATAAATACTGGTTAATCCAGAAAACAGTATTGAGTTGATGCATATTTCCTCCCTTAAACAGCTTTATAAATTTGTCATTCTCATTTATATTATATGAGACTTGTGGTAAATATAGAACAAACAAAGCCATGCAATGATTCAAGttataatgtagaaaaaaaataagtggagaaAATGCAGAATACAAAATTCTATATATAATTCTGTCCCTCTAAAAGAGCTTATAGTAGCTCTCTCTGAGTGGTAACATCAtaggatatttaatttttttctttataatttttggaTTTGTCAAACTTTTTATGATGAATTTTTCTTTAGTTAGGAAGatattttaataagataaataaattcttctttcttataTATCCTgactgaaaacatttaaaaaaacactattgAGAGAATTAGGTAAAAAATAATCGAACATTTGATACAGTATGAGCATTATCCTAAGTATGATGGGGTACCCCAAATTCCTTTGAATTGTGTGTTTTTATAGATTTCTATTCTGTGCCTAATAACTTACTGCCTCTTTTAGAGGAGAATGCAATATGAAAtttgcatattaaaaacaaaaatatgattaagaaaatattagatATTAACAATGGCATAGAATTGGTCACCAAGTCTTTACTTTTACACCTCAGAATCAGTAGATACtggtattttaatacatttattgcACCGTccagtctgcttttttttttttaaataatatgatttGTGATTTTTTACTAATCCATGTGTAACTTTGAAAGCTTGTAGTATCTTGCTTACAGGTACCGCAATACTTTGTTTAACAGAACtgtcttgttctatttttattgccATGCTTCTGTGTAGTACAAATCTGAATAGGAAACAACTTAAGGTAATCCTCACTGTAAAAGTATGGTAActcattgacatttttttttgaCAATGACTATTACATCCTTAGCTGATGTAATAGATACTCAAAGGGAAGCTTCAGTGAAAttcctataaatatattttaccattTATTCATCACACAGACACTTTGTTGCAAACCTCTGCAATCCATAACTATATTTTGTCACGATGTAACAGATTTACATTCTCCATTTGTCTGTCTGAAGACAAACATGAGTGTTTGCAGGGTCTACAAAAAGTGATACATATTACCTAAAATGTTGTTTGTTTCATTCAGCAGAAGATaaggatggaagaagaaaagggaaggcaaGTATAAAAGACCAACATTTGCCAAATTTCAACAAAAAGCTATCCTCTTCCTCTAGCGCCCTCCTCCACAAAGACATCAACCAGGGGGACTCCACCATTTCTGTTGCCAACACGCCAATCACGGGAGAACAGTTGGGAGTGGCAGGTCCCAAGGGTGGGAGAACCAAAGCAAATGTGTCAGGTGATGGCCAGGAACAGGAGTGCCCCAGCAGATTCCTCTCCCCAAGGCAGCATTTGGCTCTTGATCCTACAGTTACCCTAACACAAGGTCCATGTGGTGTGAAAACCAAGGCAAATGGGAATGCTGGAGGCTTTGCCGAGGAAAAAAGTACATTGTCAGGGAACATTTTTTCTCAAAGCAGCCTGGAGATTAAGAATTTGGAAGGGAGTTGGATTACGGGCCGAGCTGCAACCTCCTTTTCTTTGTCAGACGTCTCTGTGCTCTGTTCTGACATACCTGACTCGCATTCTACTGCCATTCAGCAGGAGAGTGAAATTTCCCATCTTATTGACAATGTCACGTTAACCAATGAGAATGAGCCAGGCAGTTCTATTTCAGCACTGATTGGCCAGTCTGAGGAGACCAGTGATCAGGCAAACCTCACAGTTGTTTCTCAGCCCCCTAGCACCACTGTCACGTCAAGTCATCCTTCCTTACCCACCTTGGAGCAAAAGATGCCCTTCAGGCATGACTTTTCCATGGGAAAATCCAAATCATCCTTCCTGTGCTCGTCTCCTGCCCCGATTGCCTTCTCAAGTCCTGAGACCTCCAAACACTCAACACACACGGACTGTGAAACTACGTGCACTCCTGTCTCCAAAGCCAAGCCAGATGACATGCTTCCCGGTCAGGCCAAGACAGGGGCTGTGGAAAACGACCTGCATGGGTCCTATACTTCTCACTGCTGGTTACCAAAAAGTCCCACCAATGGCAAAGAGTGGGAAACACTAAAAAACCACAGCCCCTCCACTTCCACCGACTTGGCACTGGGAGAGGTCATAGCAGAAACCACTCTCTCTTTAAATTCTGGAGAGAGCAGTCTCGTGGAAGTGGACGGAGACTCAGAAAACCTGTCCATAACAACCTACGAATATAGAAGAGAGGACACAAGTCACTCTGCGTCTCCCTTAAAACCAGAGTATGGCCAGGATGTGGTGGAACATTTTCAAAGACGTTTGAGGAACGGCTACCGTAAAGAGACTTTTCCCCCTTCTGTCTCTGAAATACTCAACAATATTCAAGATGTCAAAAATCAAAGTATTTCTTGTCTAGCCTACCCGGGTGCTGGTTTTCTGCACAACTGTTCAAATTTAGACACAAAAGTGAACCAGACCTGTGGGCCCCTGTCCAGTGATGAAGGCATGCACGCCCCTGCACCCAGGCAGCCCACgcaccctcctctgcctgctctgaaGCTGCCCAGCCCTTGCAAATCCAAAAGTCTGGGGGACTTAACATCAGAGGACATTGCCTGCAACTTTGAAAGCAAGTACCAGTGCATTAGTAAGAGTTTTGTTACAACCGGCATTAGAGACAAGAAGGGCGTGACCACGAAGACGAAGTCATTAGAGCCCATAGACGCCCTGACCGAGCAGCTGCGGAAGCTTGTGTCTTTCGACCAGGAAGAGGGCTGTCAGGTGCTCTATTCCAAGCCAGATGCCAGTCATTTCCCCAGGGCACTGGTCCGAAAGTTGTCATCCAGAAGCCAGAGCAGAGTGCGCAACATTGCCAGCCGTGCCAAGGAAAAGCAGGAAGCCAACAAGCAAAAAGTCATCAACCCCAGCCACGCGGGAGGAGTGGTTCTGCGAAACAAACCCTCGGCGCCCCTGCCCGCTGGCAACCGGCACTCCACCGGCTCGTACATCGCTGGCTACCTGCGGAGCAGCAAAGCGGGTGGCTTGGAAGGCCGCGGCATCCCAGAAGGGGCATGTGCCGCCTTGCGCCCTGGCTATGGCGACCCGTTTTGCTCGGATCATTCCATTCTGCAGACCGAGCCCAACAGTGAGGATaaaccagaaatttattttctcttgagaCTGTGAATTACATCAAGCTGCATTTTCAATGTTTACAAGGTATTCTGTAGAATTGTCAGAGTTTTCAGTAAACATGGTCTTGcctttgaaatgattttaaaaatgtatttttaaacttgtaTTTGGTCTCCCTTTGACTCCCCGTGTTCTTCCTGTTTCTGCATTTGTATATAGATTGGGGTGACATTTCCCTCTGCGTATGATCTTTCTCCCCTGGAGTGTAAACGCTCTCTGTATGAAATATGTGCATGCTTTGGTTGTGAAACTTAGCAGCAGCTTGGGTTCTGATGTCTGTCTGTTTCTCCGCCATGCTTTCTACTCTGCCCTCAGATCACAGTCACAAATGTACTCGGTTTTACTCTATCATTGTTGAGGTCATTAAGAAACTTCGCAAAGGACAAAGggataaattctttattttaaagctgttatcatcattcttagtttttcttcttccttgagaAGACCAGATGCATTTTTATAACTCAGtcaaaagaagattaaaatagTTACCCTGCCTTTTAAGATTTCCCTACCCTGTGCAGAATGAGTTCAGAGGAGATTGGTAGCGgttccccccccacaccccatacCCTCTCATTTTAGAGTAGACTGTGAGGGTATGAACATAAAGCAAACTTCTGTATATAAGGACAAAATTGTTTTACAtaaattttgttacatatttttgcTAATGGCTTTGTATGTAACAAGAACACAGTTGCCAAGCTATTTGTTGTACTTTTGAATTTTCTGATTAAATTATAGACTGCAAATAATGGCTTTCAGAATGAGGGACTTCTGTCAGACACTAACAGTAATAGTAACACAAGATTGAAAACATCCCCAGAGCtgtcaagcaaaaaaaaaaaaaaaaaaaaaaaaaaaaaaaaaaaaaaaaaaaaaaaacaaaaagaagaagaagaaaaatattttctcataataaaatCCAAGTAAATAGATAATTAGAAGAAACCTTTTCCCTTCATGGAGCCAAGTAACTATATTTTAGTACCAACATATGTTATTTTCGCTGtgaatccatttttttattgcatgtTCAGAtgtccttctttgctttttttgtaaTATTAACTGCAATGATGTTCTTCTTGGAATTCATGGAAATATAATTAAAGCAGATTTTTAAGcactttgtgaattttttttttttcaactggaGTTCATATGATGATTGCTGAGTAAGGGACCCAGCGTGCTCAgaactattttccttttcatcttcacAGAAGAAGAGATAACTTCTACAGGGGATAGTTTCAAGCAGCAATTTATGTCTCAGTGTTTTCATTATGCTTTAAAGATCATATTTGTGAGGTGacttgaaaagaaatcaaatgtaaTGGGTTTCTTTGCATTCTGTGTTAATATTGCTAGTTTAAAAATAGTACTTCCCAAATCCTGCCCTGGGTATGGGGGCAGCCAAGATGCTGTGTTTGGCAAATCAGACCACCTGAAGGTTTTTTGGATGGGGGAAGAGTGGGGAGCAAAGCAATCAGACCCTGATTATCCTCAGTCCGCAACTCTGAACTTCTCCCTAGTGCTGAggatcttcctctctgtggacaAACCCTGGGATGCTGGTTGGGGTAGGAGTGTAATAGTGAAAGGAAGAGGGACCCTTACTAAACCTGGGAGATTTTTGTCTTCTTGGGGGTTCAAAACCCCCAAAGTTCTATCCTTAGACCttggcttgtttttaaaaagatcgACACAATGTAAAGTTGTTGAAATTCATTTGCAAAGGGATAGAATTTAGCTGCCTTATTTGATAGGATCAgtattatttgagaaaaaaatccaagagttTACATTTGGGTGTCATCTGTGTTTCAGAATGATTTAGAAGTGACATAAATGGTTGGTGCTAAGTGATGGGTCATCAGACCAACCCCCAGACACCATGTGTATCTGTTGTCCATACAAATAGTATTTGTCTACTGATAGGACTTAGGAAAACAGGAAAGAGTGACCTATGATTATATTTGGAGATTAATaataaagaagaggaagcaaTGATGCTTACATTTTAGTACAAGCTTTTAGTGTTCGGATTGGACTCCTGATCAGAGTTTCACTTGTTCGGAGGATGGGTCAGAGACTCATCAGTCCTGAGGAAATCACACAGCAAGTCAGAACTCAAGGATATATTAAAaggtcttttaatttttcttttctcttgagagCTAGCAGGGAGGCCCCAGTCTCTGCAGAGTCTGACTAGAGTAAGCCCTGGGAAGTGTCAACGTTTCCCACTTGGCTCCTTTCTTAGAGATTCTGTAGTAGACGATTCCAAGGCTGGGCAGCAG is part of the Mustela nigripes isolate SB6536 chromosome 2, MUSNIG.SB6536, whole genome shotgun sequence genome and encodes:
- the PLCH1 gene encoding 1-phosphatidylinositol 4,5-bisphosphate phosphodiesterase eta-1 isoform X5 — protein: MSYWNLEKRNCVQYRRHFLVDNSVFHVERCMSVMQSGTQMIKLKRGSKGLVRLFYLDEHRTRLRWRPSRKSEKAKILIDSIYKVTEGRQSEIFHRQAEGHFDPSCCFTIYHGNHMESLDLITSNPEEARTWITGLKYLMAGISDEDSLAKRQRTHDQWVKQTFEEADKNGDGLLNIEEIHQLMHKLNVNLPRRKVRQMFQEADTDENQGTLTFEEFCVFYKMMSLRRDLYLLLLSYSDKKDHLTVDELAQFLKVEQKMSNVTTEYCLDIVRKFEVSEENKAKNVLGIEGFTNFMRSPACDIFNPLHQEVYQDMDQPLCNYYIASSHNTYLTGDQLLSQSKVDMYARVLQEGCRCVEVDCWDGPDGEPVVHHGYTLTSKILFRDVVETINKHAFVKNEFPVILSIENHCSVQQQRKIAQYLKGIFGDKLDLSSVDTGETKQLPSPQSLKGKILVKGKKLPYHLGDDAEEGEVSDEDSADEIEDECKFKLHYNNGTTEHQVESFIRKKLESLLKESQIRDKEDPDSFTVRALLKATHEGLNAHLKQHPDVKENGKRSHGRSLMTNFGKHKKTTKSRSKSYSTDDEEDTQQNPGKETSQLYRLGRRRKTMKLCRELSDLVVYTNSVAAQDIVDDGTTGNVLSFSETRAHQVVQQKSEQFMIYNQKQLTRIYPSAYRIDSSNFNPLPYWNAGCQLVALNYQSEGRMMQLNRAKFKTNGNCGYVLKPQQMCKGTFNPFSGDPLPANPKKQLILKVISGQQLPKPPDSMFGDRGEIIDPFVEVEIIGLPVDCCKDQTRVVDDNGFNPVWEETLTFTVHMPDIALVRFLVWDHDPIGRDFVGQRTVTFSSLVPGYRHVYLEGLTEASIFVHITINEIYGKNRQLQGLKGLFNKNPRHGSSENNSHYVRKRSIGDRILRRTASAPAKGRKKSKMGFQEMVEIKDSVSEASRDQDGVLRRTTRSLQERPVSLPVDKSLLGALSLPISATAKDTEGKEHSLEDKDGRRKGKASIKDQHLPNFNKKLSSSSSALLHKDINQGDSTISVANTPITGEQLGVAGPKGGRTKANVSGDGQEQECPSRFLSPRQHLALDPTVTLTQGPCGVKTKANGNAGGFAEEKSTLSGNIFSQSSLEIKNLEGSWITGRAATSFSLSDVSVLCSDIPDSHSTAIQQESEISHLIDNVTLTNENEPGSSISALIGQSEETSDQANLTVVSQPPSTTVTSSHPSLPTLEQKMPFRHDFSMGKSKSSFLCSSPAPIAFSSPETSKHSTHTDCETTCTPVSKAKPDDMLPGQAKTGAVENDLHGSYTSHCWLPKSPTNGKEWETLKNHSPSTSTDLALGEVIAETTLSLNSGESSLVEVDGDSENLSITTYEYRREDTSHSASPLKPEYGQDVVEHFQRRLRNGYRKETFPPSVSEILNNIQDVKNQSISCLAYPGAGFLHNCSNLDTKVNQTCGPLSSDEGMHAPAPRQPTHPPLPALKLPSPCKSKSLGDLTSEDIACNFESKYQCISKSFVTTGIRDKKGVTTKTKSLEPIDALTEQLRKLVSFDQEEGCQVLYSKPDASHFPRALVRKLSSRSQSRVRNIASRAKEKQEANKQKVINPSHAGGVVLRNKPSAPLPAGNRHSTGSYIAGYLRSSKAGGLEGRGIPEGACAALRPGYGDPFCSDHSILQTEPNSEDKPEIYFLLRL